In one window of Juglans regia cultivar Chandler chromosome 3, Walnut 2.0, whole genome shotgun sequence DNA:
- the LOC108998082 gene encoding bidirectional sugar transporter SWEET2a-like, producing MLPTGLSSVYSVCSDAAGIAGNLFAFGLFVSPIPTFKRIIRNRSTEQFSGLPYVYALLNCLICLWYGMPLVSPSIILVASVNSIGAVFQLIYISIFIMFADKAIKLKMSGLLVAVFAIFVTTVYVSMRFFDSHERQTFVGLFSVASLIAMFASPLLIIKLVIKTRSIEFMPFYLSLSTFLMSLSFFAYGVLKYDPFLYVPNGIGTILGLVQLALYSYYSNTFGGDPRKPLLNPYA from the exons ATGTTACCAACTGGGCTGTCTTCTGTTTATTCAGTTTGCAGTGATGCTGCTGGTATTGCTG GAAACCTTTTTGCTTTTGGGCTGTTTGTGTCACCCAT ACCCACATTTAAGAGAATCATCAGAAACAGGTCAACAGAGCAATTCTCTGGATTGCCTTATGTATATGCTCTCTTAAACTGCTTGATATGCCTCTGGTATGGAATGCCACTAGTGTCGCCTAGTATTATCCTGGTCGCTTCAGTCAATTCAATTGGGGCAGTTTTCCAGTTAATCTACATAAGCATCTTTATTATGTTTGCTGACAAAGCTATAAAG CTAAAGATGTCAGGCTTGTTAGTAGCAGTTTTTGCCATATTTGTGACCACAGTGTATGTAAGCATGAGATTTTTCGATTCTCATGAAAGGCAAACTTTTGTTGGACTTTTTAGTGTTGCTTCACTCATTGCCATGTTTGCTTCACCGTTACTAATCATT AAATTGGTGATTAAGACAAGGAGCATTGAGTTCATGCCGTTTTATCTTTCCCTTTCAACCTTCTTGATGAGTCTATCTTTCTTTGCATATGGAGTGCTCAAGTACGATCCTTTCCTTTat GTTCCAAATGGAATTGGAACGATTTTAGGGCTCGTTCAATTGGCCTTGTACTCCTATTATAGCAATACATTTGGAGGAGACCCAAGAAAACCTCTACTAAATCCATATGCTTGA